ACATGTAGGATTTTCCAATATCCTTTAAGTCCGTTGCTAAACAGGAATCGATGAACTTCCAGCATTCAATATACAGAATAAGATACAACCAGGCAGCAAAAAAGACACAAGTAATTacaagaagaaagaagatgTTTGCAGTCCATTGGAATTTGATGACGAGAACGAAAACAAGTATGCCCCAAGCCGATAAAATCCAAAGATATTTTGGGAAAACATTACGCACTATTAGGCTGATCAACTGCTCCATTCCTTGGGTGAAAATCTCTTGGCAGTCGTGAAGGTCTTGGTTTTTGAATTCCCTTACTAAGACTTCGTTACCACCTCCAATCACATCGAAATTTTGTTGCTTTGCATTCATCTTACCAGTATGAATAAGGTTAGGAAGTCTAATGAAGAATCAAGGAAATTAAGTCAATTACAACTAAAATAACTTGTCGCATTTACTTGTCGAACTTAAACGCTTGCTTTAACGTATTTCGTTCGCTTTTAATGCAATTATGAAATGTCATCTTTCCCTTACATTCAATTgcaaagtaaaatgaaaagcCTCGTAAAGAAAGTGAAGGAGTCGTACTCATGGAGTCATAAGAAAGTTCCCATAAAAGTTCCTATTACAAAAACTTTATAGTTGGTCAAGAAGGAGCTCCATTGAAATTCGCTATATATCGTTTGCTTAGGATATTGTGAAATACTTTCACTCAAAAATATGCATCTTTATCATACACATCTATTACGAAAGGTTCTTTCGTCCtgatttccttaattttcagCTCATACACAGTTACTGTGGTAAAGACTATAGATTGTGTGTCATTTCCTTAGTGAAAAATATCTGCCCATATTCATTAATGTAACTACGTATATCACTTTAAAGATCCAATGACACTATTGTGAAATACTTCTAACTTCCTCTGATGGGAGGGACTCTAAAAACGTTTCACCTTGGTACTCCTGCAGACAGTCAGAGCTATGCATCTTAGCCCCAAAAGTTCGAGATAGGTATATACGAGGGTAAAACCTTTCCTGTACATACATGTATCAAAAAACGGAGCTACAGTCAACAGCGTAGTCTAAataggaaaacagaaaaagtttAGTGACCAAAATGATTTAGTGCAAAATAACTCACTTTCTATACCGGTTTGACTAAAAAAGTCTCCCTTTCGTCTCCTATTAAGAGAAAAACCAGTTAGTAGGGCAGCACTGCAATTAGTATAAATTAGTTTCGGGTATCAAAtgattcaatttgttttttctcgttTTAAACTTGTACGTGCTGGCATTGTAACTGAATACAGGCGACAACAATTTACCTTTGACTGACTAAAAATAACCTCATACCTTTCATTCTTCAATCAAGTACCCAAGAAggccacaaaaaaataaaaagaaagaaaagaaaagaaaaaatcctaCCAAGGCTGCAACCGtctaactttctttttttaatacgTCGAAATGACAACTAAGGTCCATAAGTTTcagtctcatttttttttttttttcaccaaaaggAATAGAAATGAATTAGAGTCTATTGCAAGTTTCAAGCCTTTTTCCCAGATCTCCACCCTTAACTTTTTCTGTAATTCTTGGAGAGCTTTTCTATGTGTGACATCGGACATAATCACTCCTCGAGAaaactttttatcttttgtaCGTTTTTTCTTCAGTCTGCTTActtgttttttgcatttttgtttgttgttggtttcttttcgttttttataTGTTTGCTTTTTGATGATTTGCTTTGAGAAATTTTGGTTAAAGAGAGTTTCTATTGGGATGAAATCTTCCACCGTTTTTTGgcaaaacaataaaactaaattagaagACAAAAAGCATCAGACGACATGTGAAAGACTCACCTCATACCTTCCGTGACCGCTGAAAACTGTGATTGTCGCGACATTGGGGCGCTGACACTAAGCTGTTCCCCCTGTCTGTCTAACACGACATACCAAATTAGAAGGGAAATTGATTAACACACACGAAAACAAAAGGGTAGGGTTCGTGGGCCACCACCGGTAGGTCTGGTCGGTTCCAC
The sequence above is a segment of the Pocillopora verrucosa isolate sample1 chromosome 5, ASM3666991v2, whole genome shotgun sequence genome. Coding sequences within it:
- the LOC131777884 gene encoding N-acetyltransferase 8; amino-acid sequence: MNAKQQNFDVIGGGNEVLVREFKNQDLHDCQEIFTQGMEQLISLIVRNVFPKYLWILSAWGILVFVLVIKFQWTANIFFLLVITCVFFAAWLYLILYIECWKFIDSCLATDLKDIGKSYMSSEKCRMWVAEWNGKVVGMVGLIHKESHKPEVAELQRMSVSPACRRMGIAKKLLDELIKFAKDQQLQKLVLTTTSAQTPAIRLYKKYGFQLRTSIPYPKTLLGDLQYYHFELVL